One window of the Saccopteryx bilineata isolate mSacBil1 chromosome 2, mSacBil1_pri_phased_curated, whole genome shotgun sequence genome contains the following:
- the KDM6B gene encoding lysine-specific demethylase 6B isoform X3 produces MHRAVDPPGARVAREAFALGGLNCAGAWSSCPPHPPPRSAWLPGGRCSASVGQPPLSASLPPSHGSSSGHPNKPYYVPGTPTPRPLHGKLESLHGCVQALLREPAQPGLWEQLGQLYESEHDNEEAIRCYHSALRYGGSLAELGPHIGRLQQAQLWNFHAGSCQHRAKVLPPLEQVWNLLHLEHKRNYGVKRGGLPVKRAAEPPVVQPVPPAVLSGPPGEEGISPGGKRRRGCTSEQLTKPGLWSTLHGDAWGPERKASAPPERQEQRHSLPHPYPYPAPAYTAQPPGHRLVPAAPPGPGPRPPGAESHGCPPATRPPGSDLRESRVQRSRMDSSVSPAATTACVPYTPSRPPILSGTTTSSSSSSSSSSGNTGLRGMEPSPGIPSTDHYQTPMLEVASHQGRLGPSTHSSRKPFMAAPAATPHLSLPPGPPSPPPPLCPRLLRPPHPSAWLKGPACRSAREDGEILEDLFFGAEGRPRPPPPPFPHREGFLGPLAPRFSVGTQDSHTPSTPPTTSSSSNNKNGSHSNSPTGPVSFPPPPYLARSMDTLSRPPSPTLSPQDPPLAPLTLALPPAPPSSCHQNTSGSFRHPESPRPRVSFPKTPEVGPGPSPGPLNKAPQPMPPTVGELPARGTRLFDFPPTPLEDQFEEPAEFKILPDGLANIMKMLDESIRKEEEQQQQEAGVAPPSPLKEPFASLQPPFSTDAVPTTTTTTAATGTTTTATVTQEQEKKPPPALPPPPPLAKFPPPPQPLQPPLPPPASQASLLKSLASVLEGQKYCYRGTGAAVSTRPGPSPATQYSPSPPSGATAPPPTSMTPSAQGPPPPSASSSSQFSTSGGPWAREHRAGEEPAPGPAAPSLPPSPLPLPLPPARSESEVLEEISRACETLVERVGRSATDPAGPVDPADPVDPADSGIERLLPQAKEESGGAVAIAAPGSSKRRLKEHQKEHRRHRRACKDMVGRRPREGRAKAKAKAPKEKSRRVLGNLDLQSEEIQGREKARPDIGGASKAKPPTAPAPPSAPAPSAQPTPAGAPVPGKKSREEATGPPGVSRADMLKLRSLSEGPPKELKIRLIKVESGDKETFIASEVEERRLRMADLTISHCAADIVRASKNAKVKGKFRESYLSPAQSVKPKINTEEKLPREKLNPPTPSIYLESKRDAFSPVLLQFCTDPRNPITVIRGLAGSLRLNLGLFSTKTLVEASGEHTVEVRTQVQQPSDENWDLTGTRQIWPCESSRSHTTIAKYAQYQASSFQESLQEEKESEDEESEEPDSTTGTPPSSAPDPKNHHIIKFGTNIDLSDAKRWKPQLQELLKLPAFMRVTSTGNMLSHVGHTILGMNTVQLYMKVPGSRTPGHQENNNFCSVNINIGPGDCEWFAVHEHYWETISGFCDRHGVDYLTGSWWPILDDLYASNIPVYRFVQRPGDLVWINAGTVHWVQATGWCNNIAWNVGPLTAYQYQLALERYEWNEVKNVKSIVPMIHVSWNVARTVKISDPDLFKMIKFCLLQSMKHCQVQRESLVRAGKKIAYQGRVKDEPAYYCNECDVEVFNILFVTSENGSRNTYLVHCEACARRRSAGLQGVVVLEQYRTEELAQAYDAFTLAPASTSR; encoded by the exons ATGCATCGAGCAGTGGACCCTCCAGGGGCCCGCGTTGCACGGGAAGCCTTTGCCCTTGGGGGCTTGAACTGTGCTGGGGCCTGGAGTTCCTGCCCGCCCCATCCCCCTCCTCGTAGCGCATGGCTGCCTGGAGGCAG GTGCTCTGCCAGCGTTGGTCAGCCCCCACTCTCTGCTTCCCTACCCCCTTCACATGGCAGTAGCTCTGGGCACCCCAACAAACCATATTATGTTCCAGG GACACCGACCCCAAGACCCCTCCATGGAAAGCTGGAATCCTTGCATGGCTGTGTGCAGGCATTGCTCCGGGAGCCAGCCCAGCCAGGGTTGTGGGAGCAGCTTGGGCAGCTGTACGAGTCAGAGCATGACAATGAGGAGGCCATACGCTGCTACCACAGCGCCCTTCGATATGGAGGAAGCTTGGCTGAGCTGGGGCCCCACATCGGCCGACTACAGCAG GCCCAGCTCTGGAACTTTCATGCTGGCTCCTGCCAACACCGAGCCAAGGTCCTGCCCCCCCTGGAGCAAGTATGGAACTTGCTGCACCTTGAG CACAAGCGGAACTATGGGGTCAAGCGGGGGGGTCTCCCAGTAAAGCGAGCTGCTGAACCACCAGTGGTGCAGCCTGTGCCTCCTGCAGTACTCTCAGGTCCCCCAGGAGAGGAGGGCATCAGCCCTGGAGGCAAGCGCAGAAGAGGCTGCACCTCTGAGCAG CTGACCAAGCCAGGGCTGTGGAGTACCCTGCATGGAGATGCCTGGGGCCCTGAGCGCAAGGCTTCAGCACCCCCAGAGCGCCAG GAACAGCGGCACTCGCTGCCTCACCCATATCCATACCCAGCTCCAGCCTACACTGCGCAACCCCCTGGCCACCGGCTGGTCCCAGCTGcacccccaggcccaggcccccgTCCCCCAGGAGCAGAGAGCCATGGCTGCCCGCCTGCCACCCGTCCCCCCGGAAGTGACCTTAGAGAGAGCAGAGTTCAGAGGTCGCGGATGGACTCCAGCGTTTCACCAGCAGCAACCACCGCCTGTGTGCCTTATACACCTTCCCGGCCCCCCATTCTCTCcggcaccaccaccagcagcagtagcagcagcagcagcagcagcggcaacACTGGTCTCCGGGGCATGGAGCCAAGCCCAGGCATT CCCAGCACTGACCATTACCAAACACCCATGCTGGAAGTCGCCTCTCACCAAGGTCGCCTGGGGCCCTCGACACACAGCAGTCGGAAACCTTTCATGGCAGCTCCCGCTGCCACTCCTCACTTGTCCCTGCCACCTGGCCCCCCctcacctcctccacctctctgTCCCCGGCTCTTGCGCCCCCCACACCCCTCTGCCTGGCTGAAGGGCCCGGCCTGCCGGTCAGCCCGTGAAGATGGAGAGATCTTAGAGGATCTCTTCTTTGGGGCTGAGGGACGCCCTCGCCCTCCTCCACCACCCTTCCCGCACCGTGAGGGCTTCTTGGGGCCTCTGGCCCCCCGTTTTTCTGTGGGCACTCAGGATTCGCACACCCCTTCTACTCCCCcaaccaccagcagcagcagcaacaacaaaaatggcaGCCACAGCAACAGCCCTACTGGGCCTgtgtccttccccccacctccctattTGGCCAGAAGTATGGACACCCTTTCCCGGCCCCCCAGCCCAACACTGAGCCCCCAGGACCCACCTCTTGCACCCCTCACTCTtgccctgcctccagcccctccctcctcctgccacCAAAATACCTCAGGAAGCTTCAGGCACCCGGAGAGCCCTCGGCCCAGGGTCTCCTTCCCAAAGACCCCCGAGGTGGGGCCCGGGCCATCCCCAGGCCCCCTGAATAAAGCCCCCCAGCCCATGCCGCCGACGGTTGGGGAATTGCCTGCCCGAGGCACACGACTCTTTGATTTCCCCCCTACTCCACTGGAGGACCAGTTTGAGGAGCCCGCTGAATTCAAGATCCTACCTGATGGGCTGGCCAACATCATGAAGATGCTGGATGAATCCATTCgcaaggaggaggagcagcaacAACAGGAGGCAGGTGTAGCCCCCCCATCTCCCCTGAAGGAGCCCTTCGCATCTCTGCAGCCTCCGTTCTCCACTGACGCTGtcccaaccaccaccaccaccactgctgccaccggcaccaccaccaccgccacagTCACCCAAGAACAGGAGAAGAAGCCACCACCAGCCctaccaccaccgccaccactaGCCAAGTTCCCTCCACCGCCCCAGCCGCTGCAGCCCCCACTACCCCCACCAGCCAGCCAAGCGAGCCTGCTCAAATCTTTGGCCTCCGTGTTGGAGGGACAAAAATACTGTTACCGGGGGACAGGAGCAGCTGTTTCTACCCGTCCTGGGCCCTCGCCCGCCACTCAGTATTCCCCCAGCCCCCCATCAGGTGCTACCGCCCCACCGCCCACCTCAATgacccccagtgcccagggcccccCTCCGCCCTCTGCTTCCTCGTCATCTCAGTTCTCTACCTCAGGTGGGCCCTGGGCCCGGGAGCACAGGGCAGGTGAAGAGCCAGCCCCAGGCCCCGCGGCCCCCAGCCTGCCGCCCtcgcctctgcccctgcccctgcctcctgCTCGCTCCGAGTCTGAGGTGCTAGAAGAGATCAGTCGGGCTTGTGAGACTCTTGTGGAGCGAGTGGGCCGGAGCGCCACAGACCCAGCAGGCCCGGTGGACCCGGCGGACCCTGTGGACCCAGCGGACAGCGGGATTGAGCGGCTGCTGCCTCAGGCCAAGGAGGAGAGTGGCGGGGCAGTGGCCATTGCAGCACCGGGCAGCAGTAAGCGGCGGCTGAAGGAACACCAGAAGGAGCATCGGCGGCACAGGCGGGCCTGTAAGGACATGGTGGGTCGGCGGCCCCGTGAGGGcagggccaaggccaaggccaaggccccCAAAGAAAAGAGCCGCCGGGTGCTGGGGAACCTGGACTTGCAGAGTGAGGAGATCCAGGGTCGGGAGAAGGCCAGGCCCGACATTGGTGGGGCCTCGAAGGCTAAGCCACCCACAGCTCCTGCCCCTCCGTCAGCACCTGCACCCTCTGCCCAGCCCACACCCGCCGGGGCCCCTGTCCCTGGGAAGAAGTCTCGGGAAGAAGCCACAGGGCCACCAGGGGTCAGCCGGGCTGACATGCTGAAGCTGCGGTCACTTAGTGAAGGGCCCCCCAAGGAGCTGAAGATCCGGCTTATCAAAGTAGAGAGTGGTGACAAGGAGACCTTCATTGCCTCAGAGGTGGAGGAGCGGCGGCTGCGCATGGCGGACCTCACCATCAGCCACTGTGCTGCCGACATCGTGCGTGCCAGCAA GAACGCCAAGGTGAAGGGGAAGTTTAGAGAGTCCTACCTTTCTCCTGCCCAGTCTGTGAAACCGAAGATCAACACGGAGGAGAAGTTGCCCAGGGAAAAACTGAACCCGCCTACACCTAGCATCTAT CTGGAGAGCAAACGGGACGCCTTCTCTCCAGTGCTGCTGCAGTTCTGTACGGACCCTCGGAATCCCATCACCGTGATCCGGGGCTTGGCGGGCTCCCTGCGGCTCA ACTTGGGCCTCTTCTCCACCAAGACGCTGGTAGAGGCGAGTGGTGAGCACACTGTGGAGGTGCGCACGCAGGTGCAGCAGCCCTCGGACGAGAACTGGGACCTGACGGGCACTCGACAGATCTGGCCCTGTGAGAGCTCCCGCTCCCACACCACCATTGCCAAGTATGCGCAGTACCAGGCCTCCTCCTTCCAGGAGTCCCTGCAG gaggaaaaggaaagcgAGGACGAGGAGTCGGAGGAGCCAGACAGCACCACAGGAACCCCTCCTAG CAGCGCACCAGATCCGAAGAACCATCACATTATCAAGTTTGGCACCAACATCGACCTGTCTGATGCCAAGCG GTGgaagccacagctgcaggagctgCTGAAGCTGCCCGCCTTCATGCGGGTAACATCCACGGGCAATATGCTGAGCCACGTGGGCCACACGATCCTGGGCATGAATACGGTGCAGCTGTACATGAAAGTCCCTGGCAGCCGAACGCCAG GCCACCAAGAGAACAACAATTTCTGCTCTGTCAACATCAACATAGGCCCAGGTGACTGCGAGTGGTTTGCAGTGCACGAGCACTACTGGGAGACCATCAGCGGTTTCTGCGACCG GCATGGTGTGGACTACCTGACAGGTTCCTGGTGGCCAATCCTGGATGACCTCTATGCTTCCAATATACCTGTGTACCGCTTCGTGCAGCGCCCTGGAGACCTCGTGTGGATTAACGCCGGGACCGTGCACTGGGTGCAGGCCACCGGCTGGTGTAACAACATCGCCTGGAACGTTGGGCCCCTCACCG CTTATCAGTACCAGCTGGCCCTGGAACGATATGAGTGGAACGAGGTGAAGAACGTCAAATCCATTGTGCCCATGATTCACGTGTCCTGGAACGTGGCTCGCACTGTCAAAATCAGCGACCCTGACTTGTTCAAGATGATCAA GTTCTGCCTTCTGCAGTCCATGAAGCACTGCCAGGTGCAACGGGAGAGCCTGGTGCGGGCAGGAAAGAAAATCGCCTACCAGGGCCGGGTCAAGGATGAGCCTGCCTACTACTGCAACGAGTGCGAC GTGGAGGTGTTCAATATCCTGTTCGTGACTAGCGAGAACGGCAGCCGCAACACTTATCTGGTGCACTGCGAGGCTTGTGCCCGGCGTCGCAGCGCGGGCCTCCAGGGCGTGGTGGTGCTGGAGCAGTATCGCACCGAGGAACTGGCTCAGGCCTACGACGCCTTCACGCTG GCCCCAGCCAGCACGTCTCGGTGA